The nucleotide window CAGTATGTAGTtaaatgttattaaattttagaaaaaataagAGATTTGCTTATGGATCAAGAATTAGATTTGAATCGGCTACAAAATGGTGTAGCGTCTCGAAAACCACGTACTCGTGAAAATATTAGTCGAAGGAAAAAAATTGCTAAAGCTCAAGCTGAATTTGATACTGGAAGGTTAACAttctttctatttataattatttttattgtatatatgtttataaatttatatgattttgtaGATTATCTCTAGAggagtttttaaatatatttcatcataaagacacaatttttaaaatcaatcAAATCAGTGCATTGGCAGGTAAATATATATTGATAATTTTAAAGCTACCTCATAGaattaaaatactttttgtacAGATGAAGATATTAATGACGAAATTGCTGATGCTAACTCTTTTGCCAAAACAACTTATAATCCTACAGAAACcggtaaataaattaattttatattatgtagtaCGTATTATCGATTgtagatattatatatattataatgttcTCTCCgtatataatttgttgttaaagaTAAACTAGAATGGATGCATGCAAAAACGTTACCAGGTACGACTTCAGCATCATCGAATTCCTCGACAATACAGGACGGGACAGTGTCAGCAGGTTATCTCCAATCCACATATTAATCTCAACTTTTCTAAatcgttattattaatataataagtgGTGTCAATTATCACCAATTGTGACCGAGGTGTatcgaaaaatcaaatttttcatataaccAAGCAGTACGGATAATTAAttgaacatatattttttaggcGATTATATTGTTGAAATACTTAATGATAGTTTTTGGGAATGTGAAAAAGGAGATACTAATGATCAAGAAGATAGTAATAACCACAAATCAGGATTTTGCATAATCTGTTTTATTAACAAAGCAACAGAAGTTTGTGTGCCTTGCGGTCATCTTGCTTGTTGTATAACTTGTATCAGCCAATGTGATTGCAAACGATGCCCTGTATGCAATGTCAGCTTTACGATGTACGTGACACTTCGTGAACCAGAAATATAAGTATGCTCAGAAAACATCAACACTATATATCTTAGAATAATAGAAATACGGTTATAACATATCTGGGTCACacattccacgcgaaaacgaATACATTTTGGAGtaaaatttcggattttgttctttAAATATGTGTAGTCTTTAGTGATCTAtgaacgaatctcaaaggatttttcgatgtcttaaaaattgttgattttacacaCGTGTAAACAAACGTGTTATCTTTTTGTCATTGAGTCATAAGTATAAAACTATCCCAGTATTCATTGTAGTGAAAACACAAGAGTATctactaaaaatgttttttccatagacatatagagatagactgcgcggcctgaacgaagcgctgaagcccacaatggcggcgtgcgagagagagagagagcattagccggggtccatagcgctctctttctaattgatgtgtcgacacatcatatagaaagagagcgctatggaccccggctaatgctctctctctcactctttgtaccgcgcgccgccattgtgggcttcaactcgcccataagacggcgcagtctatctctatatgtctatgtgttttttcaccatttcttttgcaattgttttaaacaaataacGTGTTTTCATAGCAGACCAAATTTgttgttttaaaataaaattaaaaattgtacatttgTTACTCTTTGGTTATAAATTAACCAGATACATTGATATCTTTGGTTATAAATTTCTCTgtatttcttgacatttatttttcatattatgaataCTTCAAGAAATACAGAGTTTATAACCAAAGACATTGGctgatttaaattatctgaaaaaatactgaataagtaacaaattaacaattttaaattccattttaagacaacaaaatttgaacaattaattaaaaatgattacaaaaagtatatatttattacaagaattatcaacgcataaaaatcattttataatgaattttagtgcaaattttatCTCGATATCTTTTATGGTTCAgcagttatagtaaaatgtcacgatccagcccactgtgtttGGCTGTCTGAGGCAGTATATCTTTTTTAATAGAGGTCCGTAAAGGGGACACGGGTCTATTGAAAATTCGGAATATGTTTAAAATGATAGCAAaagaaatggtgaaaaaaacatttttagtagATACTCTTATGATTTCACTACAAGTTCCCAAAAACCCATTTTCATCGCTTTGATAATTCTAAACTTATGACTCAATGAAAAAAGGTTAACACGTTTTGTTAAGATATCAAAAATCaccatatttaaatttgaacaaaatctgaaattttactccaaaatgtgtccgttttcgcgtggaatgacccATCTGTGAAGGTCAATTGGAATCTCTTTGTAAATATTGAAGATCTCTTTGTAACGTACATCCAAAATGGCCAAACGACAAAAATTGTGTTAAAAACTCAAATATTGAGTTTTTCCAATATTACAAGTGGCATTTTTAAGTTTGTGAATTTAGCCTTTTTGCCCAGCAATTCTGCATGTCCACGTACGTTCAGATTATCTGTAAAAAAACAATTTAGTAAGAGAGAAATGAGTTCTTCTCTAGCAATACTAAGTTTAGTCCATATAAATTGTACCTTTGTCCTCCAATTCTTGGTTGACTCTTTTCTTCGTACATTTTTTATATGCACCtggaattgttaaaataattattaagaaataattattaagattgtagatTTACCGGTTGTCATAAAATTTTCACTAAATTCTGTTTCTCAACTATATCCAGATAGCACTGACAAtgagacgtcttaaagatgtctTTAAACGAGTAAATTCGTTTTTCCTggattgcgagggtgcgggattcgcgttctcatttctcgataatacaaaaatgggggttttcagtagacaaaatcgctagatagctCGATCTAGGCCGCTCTCGCCCTCAAGagttctatttttttatttgcgggcgtaatttgcattattcggaagcatacaactaacGTATGTAGCTGATttcatagctattttcatagctacatgcttgtcgaataatgcaaattacgcctcataaacgtaaaaataggactataGAGGGCGATCGCAGCccagattaatcttttatctagcgcttttcactacttaaaatcccatctttgtattatctagaaatgagaacgcgcatcccgcatccttgcaattctggaaacaagtctaccgccttagggtggatttatagtggagcagcgaggtgagctgtgcggtgaaaaaaaaagaaaaacaatgaaaatacatatgtactttttcattagtatgtgtcgaaatgttgtcacgcatgttggtttgttttcaccgcgccgctatcatcgatgctcgcagctccactataaatccacacttaagtattaacttacttcgattttgatcagtaatttcattttttataacaCAAATCGGTTCTGGAGTAGTGCAAACATGTACCGCTATAAataaggaaaatattttatatattttattaaagtgattattaatttaatattaattagatTATCTATTATAagtaaaatgttgaaaattttgcAACCTCGGTAAATCATGACAAGAgtattaaaagactttttttATGAGAATCCTCATTACACACTGTTTTAACCAGTCCCgcgtgtttaaattattaatagattCAAGACAGGTAACCTAGTCCTACGACATTTCAAATTCTGTAGCTGTATACCGATAGCGTAGTCGTAGACCTATGTTTGTGACCTTACGGTATTCAGCTATAGGCGGTACATAGCTATAAGTCTCACTTAATAACCGCCGGTCGTGAATGTGTTAACAGTTCGAAGTAAAAATGGATGGTAGTTTATTTTGATTGAGGTCATTACGATTCTGGGAAAAACTTATGTGCAATGAAAACAATGCGCGATTAGAACAATCCCTATTTTTGTTTACATTAACACCAATTTTCATACTTTACCTTCATGATCTCCATACATTAATATCTTATGACCTTTATGAAACGATAATAAAAACTCTTTCAAAGTTAATCTAAAAACCAATAAGTAAATATCTTTtatgtataattatattttttaacatttaggACAAAATCAAACCTTCCACTAGCAAGATGTTTCTGTAGTAATCCAATCTTATTATCTCTTATTACACTTTTCTTGTTGCTTTTACGACGTACACATTGTCCTTCATTGagtctttttaatttaatttcttcatccATTATTAGTTGCTTTATAGTTTCTGTAAAGTTTACACAGTTAACTTGGCTTGGATGAGAAATCgttcttttaaattttattttatacacaaataaaaatgtataaatgaaataaaattaatgaaagaatTACCCAAAAATATCCATATGTTTTTTTTCCCTCTTCCTAACTTCAATGAAACAACATTATTGTAAGACTCGGTGGTATTGTTTGTTCTCATGGGACAATCATATACTGAAACTTTTTCTGCTTTTGGCAACCACGTGGATCGTAtgtattcgataaaaattttgattGGAGGATGCTCAGCGGTAAAAGAAGCTGATTCTCTTTCAATTTCAGCAAACCCTTTTTTAAAGAGGTCTGCAGGAGCTAAAGCTAATGTCATTGCCATTGACAATACTTTAGTTGGTGCATCTGCGAGACCTAAATGGCGCCATTTTCGTAATAAAGCCTGTAAAACGTACACTTGGTTTaaaattatatctttttatGGGCAGTAAATTTATTccctataaaattatattaacctGATTATAGTGGAACCAGCAGCCTTTTACACTGCTCAATGGAAACTGCTGCTCCAATGCAATCATTGCTGCACTTTCATAATCAGTCATTGTAAACTTCAAATTCTCATGAAGCGTTGGAGCTAATTCTTTTATCTTGCTCCATATTGCTATATACATAGCTTTTGTTAATGTTTcgcacaatataaatattgtaccCACTCCCTTTCAAAGCAAAACTTTCATAAGTataatataagctgttaaatttGGTACCACTATCAATACGATGTgaatttttaccctggtcatagGGCAGCAGTTACCATGTATTAAagggaaagaataaaaattatatgcaCTTTT belongs to Lasioglossum baleicum chromosome 17, iyLasBale1, whole genome shotgun sequence and includes:
- the LOC143217509 gene encoding uncharacterized protein LOC143217509 isoform X4, with the protein product MEKIAGKVKGSFVFVHNDYVYNKDHRSENIYRCNTRRTTRCCGAVMVLSDGTITLLKSHNHSKLFHTIQREKMKSDMLQLCRETLIPLKKIFDDICRQYPIAASTLSYNSIKAVLFRERQKSYPQVAPNLIAINDCIETHSIMDNITKIVIKDEEGKAAILFTTGTLLNVLDTSHCIYADGIFSVLPPKPPIAQLYIIHIVYMDTALLRKWRHLGLADAPTKVLSMAMTLALAPADLFKKGFAEIERESASFTAEHPPIKIFIEYIRSTWLPKAEKVSVYDCPMRTNNTTESYNNVVSLKLGRGKKNIWIFLETIKQLIMDEEIKLKRLNEGQCVRRKSNKKSVIRDNKIGLLQKHLASGRLTLKEFLLSFHKGHKILMYGDHEAVHVCTTPEPICVIKNEITDQNRSAYKKCTKKRVNQELEDKDNLNVRGHAELLGKKAKFTNLKMPLVILEKLNI
- the LOC143217509 gene encoding uncharacterized protein LOC143217509 isoform X1 encodes the protein MEKIAGKVKGSFVFVHNDYVYNKDHRSENIYRCNTRRTTRCCGAVMVLSDGTITLLKSHNHSKLFHTIQREKMKSDMLQLCRETLIPLKKIFDDICRQYPIAASTLSYNSIKAVLFRERQKSYPQVAPNLIAINDCIETHSIMDNITKIVIKDEEGKAAILFTTGTLLNVLDTSHCIYADGIFSVLPPKPPIAQLYIIHIVYMDTGVGTIFILCETLTKAMYIAIWSKIKELAPTLHENLKFTMTDYESAAMIALEQQFPLSSVKGCWFHYNQALLRKWRHLGLADAPTKVLSMAMTLALAPADLFKKGFAEIERESASFTAEHPPIKIFIEYIRSTWLPKAEKVSVYDCPMRTNNTTESYNNVVSLKLGRGKKNIWIFLETIKQLIMDEEIKLKRLNEGQCVRRKSNKKSVIRDNKIGLLQKHLASGRLTLKEFLLSFHKGHKILMYGDHEAVHVCTTPEPICVIKNEITDQNRSAYKKCTKKRVNQELEDKDNLNVRGHAELLGKKAKFTNLKMPLVILEKLNI
- the LOC143217509 gene encoding uncharacterized protein LOC143217509 isoform X7; the encoded protein is MEKIAGKVKGSFVFVHNDYVYNKDHRSENIYRCNTRRTTRCCGAVMVLSDGTITLLKSHNHSKLFHTIQREKMKSDMLQLCRETLIPLKKIFDDICRQYPIAASTLSYNSIKAVLFRERQKSYPQVAPNLIAINDCIETHSIMDNITKIVIKDEEGKAAILFTTGTLLNVLDTSHCIYADGIFSVLPPKPPIAQLYIIHIVYMDTGVGTIFILCETLTKAMYIAIWSKIKELAPTLHENLKFTMTDYESAAMIALEQQFPLSSVKGCWFHYNQALLRKWRHLGLADAPTKVLSMAMTLALAPADLFKKGFAEIERESASFTAEHPPIKIFIEYIRSTWLPKAEKVSVYDCPMRTNNTTESYNNVVSLKLGRGKKNIWIFLETIKQLIMDEEIKLKRLNEGQCVRRKSNKKSVIRDNKIGLLQKHLASGRCI
- the LOC143217509 gene encoding uncharacterized protein LOC143217509 isoform X2, coding for MEKIAGKVKGSFVFVHNDYVYNKDHRSENIYRCNTRRTTRCCGAVMVLSDGTITLLKSHNHSKLFHTIQREKMKSDMLQLCRETLIPLKKIFDDICRQYPIAASTLSYNSIKAVLFRERQKSYPQVAPNLIAINDCIETHSIMDNITKIVIKDEEGKAAILFTTGTLLNVLDTSHCIYADGIFSGVGTIFILCETLTKAMYIAIWSKIKELAPTLHENLKFTMTDYESAAMIALEQQFPLSSVKGCWFHYNQALLRKWRHLGLADAPTKVLSMAMTLALAPADLFKKGFAEIERESASFTAEHPPIKIFIEYIRSTWLPKAEKVSVYDCPMRTNNTTESYNNVVSLKLGRGKKNIWIFLETIKQLIMDEEIKLKRLNEGQCVRRKSNKKSVIRDNKIGLLQKHLASGRLTLKEFLLSFHKGHKILMYGDHEAVHVCTTPEPICVIKNEITDQNRSAYKKCTKKRVNQELEDKDNLNVRGHAELLGKKAKFTNLKMPLVILEKLNI
- the LOC143217509 gene encoding uncharacterized protein LOC143217509 isoform X6, yielding MFSRYPIAASTLSYNSIKAVLFRERQKSYPQVAPNLIAINDCIETHSIMDNITKIVIKDEEGKAAILFTTGTLLNVLDTSHCIYADGIFSVLPPKPPIAQLYIIHIVYMDTGVGTIFILCETLTKAMYIAIWSKIKELAPTLHENLKFTMTDYESAAMIALEQQFPLSSVKGCWFHYNQALLRKWRHLGLADAPTKVLSMAMTLALAPADLFKKGFAEIERESASFTAEHPPIKIFIEYIRSTWLPKAEKVSVYDCPMRTNNTTESYNNVVSLKLGRGKKNIWIFLETIKQLIMDEEIKLKRLNEGQCVRRKSNKKSVIRDNKIGLLQKHLASGRLTLKEFLLSFHKGHKILMYGDHEAVHVCTTPEPICVIKNEITDQNRSAYKKCTKKRVNQELEDKDNLNVRGHAELLGKKAKFTNLKMPLVILEKLNI
- the LOC143217509 gene encoding uncharacterized protein LOC143217509 isoform X5, which encodes MEKIAGKVKGSFVFVHNDYVYNKDHRSENIYRCNTRRTTRCCGAVMVLSDGTITLLKSHNHSKLFHTIQREKMKSDMLQLCRETLIPLKKIFDDICRQYPIAASTLSYNSIKAVLFRERQKSYPQVAPNLIAINDCIETHSIMDNITKIVIKDEEGKAAILFTTGTLLNVLDTSHCIYADGIFSALLRKWRHLGLADAPTKVLSMAMTLALAPADLFKKGFAEIERESASFTAEHPPIKIFIEYIRSTWLPKAEKVSVYDCPMRTNNTTESYNNVVSLKLGRGKKNIWIFLETIKQLIMDEEIKLKRLNEGQCVRRKSNKKSVIRDNKIGLLQKHLASGRLTLKEFLLSFHKGHKILMYGDHEAVHVCTTPEPICVIKNEITDQNRSAYKKCTKKRVNQELEDKDNLNVRGHAELLGKKAKFTNLKMPLVILEKLNI
- the LOC143217509 gene encoding uncharacterized protein LOC143217509 isoform X3 codes for the protein MEKIAGKVKGSFVFVHNDYVYNKDHRSENIYRCNTRRTTRCCGAVMVLSDGTITLLKSHNHSKLFHTIQREKMKSDMLQLCRETLIPLKKIFDDICRQYPIAASTLSYNSIKAVLFRERQKSYPQVAPNLIAINDCIETHSIMDNITKIVIKDEEGKAAILFTTGTLLNVLDTSHCIYADGIFSVLPPKPPIAQLYIIHIVYMDTGVGTIFILCETLTKAMYIAIWSKIKELAPTLHENLKFTMTDYESAAMIALEQQFPLSSVKGCWFHYNQALLRKWRHLGLADAPTKVLSMAMTLALAPADLFKKGFAEIERESASFTAEHPPIKIFIEYIRSTWLPKAEKVSVYDCPMRTNNTTESYNNVVSLKLGRGKKNIWIFLETIKQLIMDEEIKLKRLNEGQCVRRKSNKKSVIRDNKIGLLQKHLASGRLTLKEFLLSFHKGHKILMYGDHEGAYKKCTKKRVNQELEDKDNLNVRGHAELLGKKAKFTNLKMPLVILEKLNI